One Streptomyces mobaraensis NBRC 13819 = DSM 40847 DNA segment encodes these proteins:
- a CDS encoding sugar ABC transporter permease, whose protein sequence is MTTDLSKTPEAPRPAAPAVVAPVDPRLLVREEGFAGYWSEFLRKLRSGELGSLPVVVGLIVICLVFQLQDSAFLGAENLSNLFITAAGTGLIAVGIVFVLILGEIDLSVGSVSGLAAAVFAVLNVNHGMPEWLALILAILTGTVAGVLHGFFFARIGVPAFVVTLAGLLGWNGLMLEVLGANGTINLDDSGLVAKLTNHYFEDISAAYGLATATVLAYFLVAWRDARRRAAAQVPSRPFAEIVLRTAALAVPAYAVAWVFNQYKGLPLAVVIFLGVVVALDLVLRRTRYGRKVFAVGGGVEAARRAGIDVATVRISVFALSGTMAALGGMFLASQINAANQSSGAGSLLMNAIAAAVIGGTSLFGGRGKTWSALLGVLVIQSIASGMALLGIASAVQYMITGAVLLAAVVIDSVSRRTQRTAGRA, encoded by the coding sequence ATGACCACCGACCTCTCCAAGACCCCCGAGGCCCCCCGGCCCGCCGCCCCGGCTGTCGTCGCCCCCGTCGATCCCCGGCTGCTCGTCCGCGAGGAGGGCTTCGCCGGCTACTGGTCCGAGTTCCTCCGCAAGCTGCGCAGCGGCGAGCTGGGCTCGCTGCCCGTCGTCGTCGGCCTGATCGTCATCTGCCTGGTCTTCCAGCTCCAGGACTCGGCCTTCCTCGGCGCCGAGAACCTCTCCAACCTCTTCATCACCGCCGCGGGCACCGGCCTCATCGCCGTCGGCATCGTCTTCGTCCTCATCCTCGGCGAGATCGACCTCTCCGTCGGCTCGGTCAGCGGCCTGGCGGCGGCCGTCTTCGCGGTCCTCAACGTCAACCACGGCATGCCCGAATGGCTCGCCCTGATCCTGGCGATCCTCACGGGCACGGTCGCCGGGGTACTCCACGGCTTCTTCTTCGCCCGGATCGGTGTCCCCGCGTTCGTCGTCACCCTGGCCGGCCTGCTGGGCTGGAACGGCCTGATGCTGGAGGTCCTGGGCGCCAACGGGACGATCAACCTCGACGACTCCGGGCTGGTCGCCAAGCTCACCAACCACTACTTCGAGGACATCTCCGCCGCCTACGGACTGGCCACCGCCACCGTCCTGGCCTACTTCCTCGTCGCGTGGCGGGACGCCCGCCGGCGGGCCGCCGCCCAGGTGCCCAGCCGGCCGTTCGCCGAGATCGTGCTGCGCACGGCCGCCCTGGCGGTGCCCGCCTACGCGGTGGCCTGGGTCTTCAACCAGTACAAGGGCCTCCCGCTGGCCGTGGTGATCTTCCTGGGCGTCGTCGTCGCCCTCGACCTGGTACTGCGCCGCACCCGCTACGGCCGCAAGGTCTTCGCCGTCGGCGGCGGCGTCGAGGCGGCCCGCCGGGCCGGCATCGACGTGGCGACGGTACGGATCTCGGTCTTCGCGCTCTCCGGGACGATGGCGGCGTTGGGCGGCATGTTCCTGGCCTCCCAGATCAACGCGGCGAACCAGTCGTCGGGGGCGGGCAGCCTGCTGATGAACGCGATCGCGGCGGCGGTGATCGGGGGGACGAGCCTGTTCGGTGGCCGGGGCAAGACGTGGTCCGCGCTGCTTGGTGTGCTGGTGATCCAGTCGATCGCTTCGGGGATGGCGTTGCTGGGGATCGCATCCGCGGTGCAGTACATGATCACGGGTGCGGTGCTGCTGGCTGCGGTCGTGATCGATTCCGTGTCGCGGCGTACGCAGCGGACGGCGGGCCGCGCGTAG
- the dxs gene encoding 1-deoxy-D-xylulose-5-phosphate synthase, whose amino-acid sequence MALLTRIREPRDLDRLSPEQLDRLAAEIRTFLVDAVSKTGGHLGPNLGVVELTIALHRVFDSPKDKVLFDTGHQAYVHKLLTGRQDFSRLRAKDGLSGYPSRAESEHDVIENSHASTVLGWADGLAKANQVLGRDDRHVVAVIGDGALTGGMAWEALNNIAVAKDRPLVIVVNDNERSYAPTIGGLANHLATLRTTDGYERFLARGKDLLERTPVVGKPLYETLHGAKKGLKDFIAPQGMFEDLGLKYVGPIDGHDIEALESALQRAKRFNGPVIVHCLTEKGRGYQPAEQHEADRFHGIGVIHPDTGLPVSASGASWTSVFGDEMVALGREREDIVAITAAMMQPVGLGKFAKEFPDRVYDVGIAEQHAATSAAGLATGGLHPVFAVYATFLNRAFDQVLMDVALHKCGVTFVLDRAGVTGDDGASHNGMWDMSILQVVPGLRIAAPRDADQVRAQLREAVEVDDAPTVVRYSKGTVGPAVEAVGRVGGMDVLRRPADGTDRADVLIVSVGALAPMCLEIADLLDKQGISSTVVDPRWVKPVDEALPGLAREHRVVVTVEDNGRVGGVGSAVAQALRDAGVDLPLRDFGIPPRFLDHASRKEVMAEIGLTAPDIARQVTGLVAKLDGTSVEGGVTEAAEAAVLPGADEPGEPAEAAEAARD is encoded by the coding sequence GTGGCCCTGCTGACCCGCATCAGGGAACCGCGCGATCTTGACCGGCTGAGCCCCGAGCAGCTCGACCGGCTGGCCGCGGAGATCCGCACCTTCCTCGTCGACGCCGTCTCCAAGACCGGTGGCCACCTCGGCCCCAACCTCGGTGTGGTCGAGCTCACCATCGCGCTGCACCGCGTCTTCGACTCGCCCAAGGACAAGGTCCTCTTCGACACCGGGCACCAGGCGTACGTGCACAAGCTGCTCACCGGCCGCCAGGACTTCTCCCGGCTGCGGGCCAAGGACGGCCTCTCCGGCTACCCCTCGCGGGCCGAGTCGGAGCACGACGTCATCGAGAACAGCCACGCCTCCACCGTGCTCGGCTGGGCCGACGGCCTCGCCAAGGCCAACCAGGTGCTCGGCCGCGACGACCGGCACGTCGTCGCCGTCATCGGCGACGGCGCCCTCACCGGCGGCATGGCCTGGGAGGCGCTCAACAACATCGCCGTCGCCAAGGACCGCCCGCTCGTCATCGTCGTCAACGACAACGAGCGCTCCTACGCCCCCACCATCGGCGGCCTCGCCAACCACCTGGCCACCCTGCGCACCACCGACGGCTACGAGCGCTTCCTCGCCCGCGGCAAGGACCTGCTGGAGCGCACCCCGGTCGTCGGCAAGCCGCTCTACGAGACGCTGCACGGCGCCAAGAAGGGCCTCAAGGACTTCATCGCCCCCCAGGGCATGTTCGAGGACCTCGGCCTGAAGTACGTCGGCCCCATCGACGGCCACGACATCGAGGCCCTGGAGTCCGCCCTCCAGCGCGCCAAGCGCTTCAACGGCCCGGTGATCGTCCACTGCCTCACCGAGAAGGGCCGCGGATACCAGCCCGCCGAGCAGCACGAGGCGGACCGCTTCCACGGCATCGGCGTCATCCACCCCGACACCGGCCTGCCGGTCTCCGCGTCCGGCGCCAGCTGGACGTCCGTCTTCGGCGACGAGATGGTCGCGCTCGGCCGCGAGCGCGAGGACATCGTGGCGATCACCGCCGCGATGATGCAGCCGGTCGGCCTCGGCAAGTTCGCCAAGGAGTTCCCCGACCGCGTCTACGACGTCGGCATCGCCGAGCAGCACGCCGCCACCTCCGCGGCCGGCCTGGCCACCGGCGGCCTGCACCCGGTCTTCGCCGTCTACGCCACCTTCCTCAACCGCGCCTTCGACCAGGTCCTGATGGACGTCGCCCTGCACAAGTGCGGCGTCACCTTCGTCCTGGACCGCGCGGGTGTCACCGGTGACGACGGCGCCTCGCACAACGGCATGTGGGACATGTCGATCCTCCAGGTCGTCCCCGGCCTGCGGATCGCCGCCCCGCGCGACGCCGACCAGGTCCGCGCCCAGCTCCGCGAGGCCGTCGAGGTCGACGACGCCCCCACGGTCGTGCGCTACTCCAAGGGCACGGTCGGACCGGCCGTCGAGGCCGTCGGCCGGGTCGGCGGCATGGACGTGCTGCGCCGCCCCGCGGACGGCACCGACCGGGCCGACGTCCTGATCGTCTCCGTCGGCGCGCTCGCCCCGATGTGCCTGGAGATCGCCGACCTCCTCGACAAGCAGGGCATCTCCTCCACCGTCGTCGACCCGCGCTGGGTCAAGCCGGTCGACGAGGCGCTGCCCGGCCTCGCGCGGGAGCACCGCGTCGTCGTCACCGTCGAGGACAACGGCCGGGTGGGCGGCGTCGGTTCGGCCGTCGCCCAGGCGCTCCGCGACGCCGGTGTCGACCTGCCGCTGCGCGACTTCGGCATCCCGCCGCGCTTCCTCGACCACGCCTCCCGCAAGGAGGTCATGGCCGAGATCGGGCTGACCGCCCCGGACATCGCCCGCCAGGTCACCGGCCTCGTCGCCAAGCTCGACGGGACGTCCGTCGAGGGCGGCGTCACGGAGGCCGCCGAGGCCGCCGTGCTCCCGGGCGCGGACGAGCCGGGCGAGCCCGCCGAGGCCGCTGAGGCTGCCCGCGACTGA
- a CDS encoding amino acid permease, with protein sequence MATERPTRNDRGRSGVFRTKTVEQSIRDTEEPEHVLKKSLSALDLTVFGVGVVIGTGIFVLTGKVAKETAGPSVALSFVLAGIVCALAALCYAEFASTVPVAGSAYTFSYASLGELPAWIIGWDLILELALGCAVVSVGWSGYIRSLLDTAGWHFPAALSGPHHGDFGFDLLACLLVLVLTGILIAGMKLSSRVTAVVVGVKVTVVLLVIIAGSFFVSGANYDPFIPPSQGTAGGSGLAAPLSQLLFGFTPSQFGVMGIFSAAAVVFFAFIGFDIVATAAEETHNPQRDVPRGILGSLAICTVLYVAVSIVVTGMEKYTRLSVDAPLADAFKDAGQPFWAGLISFGAAVGLTAVCMILLLGQSRVFFAMSRDGLLPRVFSTVHPRFGTPYRSTLLLGGIVAVVAGFTSIDVLAELVNIGTLFAFIVVALGVILLRRARPDLPRAFRTPFVPAVPVLSVLASLWLMLNLPAETWLRFAVWMALGVVVYFAYGKRHSRVAAEAARR encoded by the coding sequence ATGGCCACGGAGCGACCGACCCGGAACGACCGCGGCAGGAGCGGGGTGTTCCGGACCAAGACGGTGGAGCAGTCCATCCGGGACACCGAGGAACCGGAACACGTCCTCAAGAAGTCCCTCTCCGCCCTCGACCTCACCGTCTTCGGCGTCGGCGTCGTCATCGGCACCGGCATCTTCGTCCTCACCGGCAAGGTCGCCAAGGAGACCGCCGGTCCCTCCGTGGCCCTGTCCTTCGTCCTCGCCGGCATCGTCTGCGCGCTGGCGGCGCTGTGCTACGCCGAGTTCGCCTCCACCGTCCCGGTGGCCGGCTCCGCGTACACCTTCTCGTACGCCTCGCTCGGCGAACTGCCCGCCTGGATCATCGGCTGGGACCTCATCCTGGAGCTGGCGCTGGGCTGCGCCGTCGTCTCCGTCGGCTGGTCCGGCTACATCCGCTCGCTGCTCGACACCGCCGGCTGGCACTTCCCCGCCGCCCTCTCCGGGCCGCACCACGGCGACTTCGGCTTCGACCTCCTCGCCTGCCTGCTGGTGCTGGTGCTCACCGGGATCCTGATCGCCGGGATGAAGCTGTCGTCACGCGTCACCGCCGTGGTGGTGGGCGTGAAGGTGACGGTCGTCCTCCTCGTCATCATCGCCGGATCGTTCTTCGTCAGCGGCGCCAACTACGACCCGTTCATCCCGCCCTCCCAGGGCACCGCCGGCGGCAGCGGCCTGGCCGCCCCCCTCTCCCAGCTCCTCTTCGGCTTCACGCCCTCGCAGTTCGGCGTCATGGGCATCTTCTCCGCCGCCGCGGTCGTCTTCTTCGCCTTCATCGGCTTCGACATCGTCGCCACCGCCGCCGAGGAGACCCACAACCCGCAGCGCGACGTGCCGCGCGGCATCCTCGGCTCGCTCGCCATCTGCACGGTGCTGTACGTGGCCGTGTCCATCGTCGTCACCGGCATGGAGAAGTACACCCGCCTCTCCGTCGACGCGCCGCTCGCCGACGCCTTCAAGGACGCCGGGCAGCCCTTCTGGGCCGGGCTGATCAGCTTCGGCGCGGCCGTCGGTCTCACCGCCGTGTGCATGATCCTGTTGCTCGGGCAGAGCCGGGTGTTCTTCGCGATGAGCCGCGACGGGCTGCTGCCGCGCGTCTTCTCCACCGTGCACCCCCGCTTCGGCACGCCCTACCGCTCCACGCTCCTCCTCGGCGGCATCGTGGCCGTCGTCGCCGGGTTCACCTCCATCGACGTGCTGGCCGAGCTGGTCAACATCGGGACCCTCTTCGCCTTCATCGTCGTCGCCCTCGGCGTCATCCTGCTGCGCCGCGCCCGCCCCGACCTGCCGCGCGCCTTCCGCACCCCCTTCGTACCCGCCGTGCCGGTGCTGTCCGTGCTGGCCTCGCTCTGGCTGATGCTCAATCTGCCGGCGGAGACCTGGCTGCGGTTCGCCGTGTGGATGGCGCTGGGCGTCGTCGTCTACTTCGCGTACGGGAAGCGGCACAGCAGGGTGGCGGCGGAGGCGGCGCGACGGTGA
- a CDS encoding ArnT family glycosyltransferase: protein MPAVQPVAVPAPAAVPRPRASAEPSSTAPRRGLPFWTGLLPVLTALALATRLPSFLRPLWNPDEGFLATQARMLAQGAVLYRTVVDRKPPLLPWLYEACFRAFGDGSLLPVKGLAVAAQLLTAVLLASLARRRWGACAGRTAGVLYLLVSIGLEPEDAQAATFEVFAVPWTAAAMWCADRGRWGRAGLATAAALLTKQTGGAVLAPVLLLLWTARPGPPDGRVRRGTAALAAGLTLPVAAVAWACGPARLLFWCVTGSGTYASVDGTVGASAARALTNAAVLSTSCAGLLAPVCLLLLARRRFAPPDLWLWLIASAVAVTTGFHFFGHYYLQLIPPLTLLATAALHALPEAARRVAAGLSALSCAAFLTAGLVVTPPELPHSLRVADAVRARTAPAEPVLIWGMHPEQYWFARRPPAGRFLTAGLLTNYSGGRDASAVGEAYGVPGGWPVLRRELRARPPALVVDDSRGRPYAVARVPTLRAFLRRGYARVGSVEGAVLYARR, encoded by the coding sequence ATGCCCGCCGTCCAGCCCGTCGCCGTCCCGGCTCCCGCCGCCGTCCCGCGTCCCCGCGCGAGCGCGGAGCCGTCGTCCACGGCCCCCCGGCGCGGGCTGCCGTTCTGGACCGGCCTGCTGCCCGTCCTGACCGCCCTGGCCCTCGCCACCCGGCTGCCGTCCTTCCTCCGCCCGCTGTGGAACCCGGACGAGGGCTTCCTCGCCACACAGGCCCGGATGCTCGCCCAGGGCGCCGTCCTCTACCGCACCGTCGTCGACCGCAAGCCGCCCCTGCTGCCCTGGCTGTACGAGGCGTGCTTCCGCGCCTTCGGCGACGGCTCGCTGCTGCCCGTCAAGGGGCTCGCCGTGGCGGCCCAGCTGCTGACGGCCGTGCTGCTGGCCTCGCTCGCCCGCCGCCGCTGGGGCGCGTGCGCCGGGCGCACGGCCGGGGTGCTCTACCTGCTGGTCTCCATCGGCCTGGAGCCCGAGGACGCGCAGGCCGCCACCTTCGAGGTGTTCGCCGTGCCGTGGACGGCCGCCGCCATGTGGTGCGCCGACCGCGGCCGCTGGGGCCGGGCCGGCCTGGCCACGGCGGCGGCCCTGCTCACCAAGCAGACCGGGGGAGCGGTCCTGGCGCCCGTCCTGCTGCTGCTCTGGACCGCCCGCCCCGGCCCGCCGGACGGACGGGTCCGCCGCGGCACGGCCGCCCTCGCGGCCGGGCTCACCCTGCCCGTCGCCGCCGTCGCCTGGGCGTGCGGCCCGGCCCGGCTGCTGTTCTGGTGCGTGACCGGCTCCGGCACGTACGCCTCCGTGGACGGCACGGTCGGCGCCTCGGCCGCCCGCGCCCTCACCAACGCCGCCGTCCTGAGCACCAGTTGCGCGGGCCTGCTGGCGCCCGTCTGCCTCCTCCTGCTGGCCCGCCGCCGGTTCGCGCCGCCCGACCTGTGGCTGTGGCTGATCGCCTCGGCGGTGGCCGTCACCACCGGCTTCCACTTCTTCGGCCACTACTACCTCCAGCTGATCCCGCCCCTCACCCTGCTGGCCACCGCGGCCCTGCACGCCCTCCCCGAGGCCGCGCGGCGCGTGGCCGCCGGACTGAGCGCCCTGTCCTGCGCCGCCTTCCTGACCGCCGGACTGGTCGTCACCCCGCCCGAACTGCCGCACTCGCTACGGGTCGCGGACGCGGTACGGGCCCGTACCGCCCCCGCCGAACCCGTGCTGATCTGGGGCATGCACCCCGAGCAGTACTGGTTCGCCCGCCGCCCGCCCGCCGGCCGCTTCCTGACGGCCGGACTGCTCACCAACTACAGCGGCGGCCGGGACGCCTCGGCCGTCGGCGAGGCGTACGGCGTACCGGGCGGCTGGCCCGTCCTCCGCCGCGAACTCCGGGCGCGCCCACCGGCCCTGGTCGTGGACGACTCCCGCGGCCGGCCGTACGCGGTCGCCCGGGTGCCCACGCTCCGGGCCTTCCTGCGGCGCGGCTACGCGCGGGTGGGCAGCGTGGAGGGGGCGGTGCTGTACGCGCGGCGGTGA